The Sylvia atricapilla isolate bSylAtr1 chromosome 9, bSylAtr1.pri, whole genome shotgun sequence genomic sequence TTCCAAGTTGCAGCTGAATTAGCTGCAACCAGCTACAGTTTCCCAGCTGGGAATAGGGGAACAAAAAGCAATCACATATGtgcttttcaaaaaaacaaaactaaacaaaaccaaacaagagaagaaaattaggGAAAAAGAGGGTGTGTGTGAAATGATCCCAAGTACAGGTGTTTACTGGTGCCCTCTGCAGACCTTGTGGTGTTTGGCAGTCCCCCAGGAATCCAGCAGGGGTCTGTGAGGTGCAGAGAGCTTCTAGCAGAGTGCAGGTCCTGGGGTTTTGCTCTCCCCTTGGGTGCTGGTGTGGCCACAGCAAGCCCCAGTCTTGCTCCTGCCATGCCAAACCCCAGCTGTGGCAGCGACCAGGGCCATAtccagcacctcccagctgGCTTTGTGGGATGTGGGCAGCTGTGTTTAGCCTTTCTTTTGGTGGTGGGGACAAGGCCGTGGGGTGAGGCAGGGGGCACAAATGACCATTCACCTACAGTGTCAGTAGCGTTGGGCTGGTTCAAGGGTGTGCCAGCCAAGAGACATCCCTGGTGCAGTGGGTTTGACTCGGATTTACCCCAGCAGCCAGGCCCAAATTGGCCAGGAGCTGTGGTCCCTTTAACCCCCAGGTCAGTAGGGTGCTCTCTCAAAGGTGAATGTGCATTTAAACTATATTAAAACAGccttttttaatagaaagagAACTAATTGCATCTGGTGCTGGTGTGAAGTGTCCTCTTGGCAGATAAGGGAAGCTCAgggagcctggggcagggctggtggtGCCTAGGAGTGTCTCTGGTGCTTCTCCCGACATGGTGCCAAACCCCACGGTGGTCACCCAGAAGTGTGTGGGCACAGTGGGAGCTGCTCGGGCTCTGGGGGTTCCTGGCACCTGAGGGCTGGCCAGAGCCAAGGCCGTGGCTGTGGCGACAGCCCTGACACAAGGGCAGGCACGTCCTGAGGATGTCCCCTTGTCCTCTCTGAGGAgaagccccagcagcaccagtcctttttctctccttgctgTGTGGCCCAAGCCCCGTTCCGAGGACCCCCAGGttccctccagccccatcccatgCTCTCCTCGAGGCAGAGGGTGCAAACTGGCTCCCACACCCTCTGCCACACCTTTGTGTGTCCCACACTTCCGTGGGATACACTCTGCCATAGGGAGCTATCACAGTAAATACCTTGTAAATCTCGGGTGATTAtctgctctcctctctcccGAGCCAGCAGGCAGGAAACCACTCTGGCACCCTGCTATTATTGTCGTATGTGATGGGGTTGTGCAACTTCTCGCTTTCAAAGGCAGCCAAGGTTGGGCGGCCAAGCCAGAGCCTTTGTGCCCAGCGGTGGAGGCGGCCACCGCTGGCCctggctgagcccagggagCTTCCCGCGGGTCCTGTGGCCATTccgtgtggatgtggcacaCCATGGCTCCCAGGGGTGTTGACCGGGACCCCTGTGACCACCACCACAGATCTGAGGCTTGGGGCTCTGTTCCTCCTCCGACGCTGAGGTGGGGGTCTCCCGCAGGAGAAGTGCTCCCGTCCTCAGCTGGCTGCCCCAAGCAGGGCTGGTGTCTGccccctcctcagctgccctgGTTCTGTCTCCATAGGACTGCTGACATGTTGGCCAGCCCCagaccagccctgctgccactgctgctgctgccactgctgccactgctgctgctgcacgtCCCACATGCTGTCAGAGCCCAGGTCAACCCCGGTAAGTCAGACAGGGACCACATGGCTGCAGGTGCCataatttcatttctcctgcCAGATGGCCAAGTTTGGACTCACACTGTCTCCATCATCTCTGGGACTTcctcagctctgggagcagtATGTGATGGCCCCCTAAGCCTGCACCTGCCTGGTCACTCTGCTGTCCTGCACCTCTCTTGGGCACCTGCAGTGACCCACAGAGTCCCCTCTGCATGCCACGAGTGCtgtcctgcccctggcagggtgcTGGACATGGCCAGAGCCCTGGGCTCTGAGTGGGGCCCTTGCCCCTGGGGGCTCACTGAGTCTAGAGGCTGCCAGGTGCCATGCTGTTGTTTTCTCTACTGGGCTGTGCCTTCTCTGGCAGTTTTGCAGCAAACCAAGGCTGGCTTTGGTGAAGTGGCTTGACCGGGTGCCTGGCTTCTGCTTGGAAACCAAGACACTGCACCAGCCGGCGCACAAGTGTGTTTAGatggctgttcctgcagggctcagccccatcctgtgctgcagggatggacagAGCCTAGGGTTTTCCCAGGGAGTCCCTTTAACAAGCCCCTTCAAAGGCTTCTTCCATCTGTGGGAGGAGTTAGCTGGGTCTTCCCTGGAGGTTGCATGGTGCTTACTTAGAGACAATCTTGTTTCTCCTGCAGACATCTATTGCTGGCAGAATTGGATTTGCCTGGCCAGGATTGTTATTACCAAGACAAAGAAACAGGGCTGGCTCCATGTTTGGCTAGAATTAAATGTGAATTCAgtgggagctgtgctctgcagagcatcACAACTGGGGTAGCAAGAGACAAGAAGAGATGCTCCCACTGTGCCAGTGCTCATCATGAAAATGTGCTCATCCCTCTGCCTGATGTAGGGTCTGGTCCCTGTGTGTGGTGTTCCGGGCATGGTGGCACAATGGGACGTGGGTTCTTTGTGGGTGCAGTGCCAGGTGAGCCAGGGACTGTGGGGTAGGAGGTGGTTCAGGCACAGTGTCCTGCCCAAACCTTGCCACCTAGGTGCGGGTGTTTGCTCGGGGTGGTGTGTGGCAGGAGCGTGGTGGGCTGGAGCCAGCAGCCAGACTGTAAACATGGCCAAACAAGCCGCCCTTTCAGCAGTGCTCTTGGCAGCCAGGCGTGAAAAAATAACTCCCGTGAAGCAGCGAGGATGTGGAGTGAGGGAGTCGGCTGCCACTTGGGGGTGCCACCTGCCACCCTGGGTACTTTTCCACTCGCAGCCAGGCCGGGAGCAGGGCTGGTGATGGAGCTGAGGGGTCAGCAGGGAGGACGAGTGCCTGTCTTGGTCACTTGTTCCCCCGGGCAGGGACGGGAGTGGCGGGGCAGCACGGCACAGTTGCTGCGGTGAGGTTTCTTGCCAAGTGGCCTCTGGAGTGAGCGCTCTGGAGCATGGGGACAGCGTGCCATTCACAGGTTCTCCACTGCAGCCAAGATCCTTACCAGCAAGGCTGAGGAGATCCTGGGGACAGGGCCCAGTGTGCCTGTCAGCCCTTGGAGCCACCTCCCCTTCTTCCCACTTCActtggagctgggctggcatcTGCTTCTGGCCAGGGGCTTCACTCACTTGGGAAGTTGCCTGCTTTGGCAGGACTGTCCCCTCCTTGCTTCATCCCGTCTCTGTATGCCAGAGGGATGGAGAgtgctgccctggggcacagTAGATGTGCCCTAGCCCAGGCCATTTCCTTGGAGGGATTCCCTCCTGCTCAGTGCCCTGCCGGTGTCATTGCAGCGGTGTGTCGATATCCCTTGGGAATGTCAGGTGGGCACATCCCTGATGAGGACATCTCTGCCTCCAGCCACTGGTCTGATTCCACAGCCGCCAAGTACGGACGGTGAGTGTGGGCACCCTCCTGCAATAGCCACAGCAGGATCAGGGCTGGcatggagggagaaggaggacaTGGGGCTGGCCTCAGCCACCTGGAAACAGCTCCTCCACTCCGGGCTTGCAGGCTGGACTCGGAGGGTGGCGATGGAGCCTGGTGCCCCAAGACCCCAGTGGATCCAAACGACCTGAAGGAGTTCCTGCAGATTGACCTGCATGCCTTGCACTTCATCACGCTGGTGGGCACCCAGGGGCGCCACGCCAAGGGCCATGGCAATGAGTTTTCCCCCATGTATAAAATCAACTACAGCCGAGATGGCACCCGCTGGATGTCTTGGAGGAACCGGCATGGGAAGCAGGTGAGGAGGTGGGAGGGGGCTGCATTGGACGGTGGGTGAGGAGGCTCCTCCTGCCCATTCCCACCgtgcttctctctctccaggTGCTGGATGGAAACACCAACACCTATGACATTGTCCTCAAGGACCTGGAGCCACCCCTCATTGCCCGCTTTGTTCGCTTCCTCCCTGTCACTGACCACTCCATGAACGTCTGCCTGCGCGTGGAGCTGTACGGCTGTGTCTGGCTGGGTGGGTGGTGTTGTCCTGTGCTTGTCCCCGTGTCCTCAGTGCCCATCCTGGCGTGCTGGCCATCTTGCTGGGGGCTGTctgtcctgcagcacccaggatCGGCAGGGTGTCCATGCACTCACCCTTCCCTCCCCGCAGATGGGCTGGTGTCCTACAATGCACCCGTCGGGCAGCAGCTCATCCTTCCTGGGGGCACCATCATCTACCTGAATGACTCAGTGTACGATGGGGCCTTTGGGTACAGGTGAGGAATGGGTGCCATGCTGGGCAGCAGGCGAGGGGGATGTTTCTTCCCTGCATTGTCAGGCTGATGTCAGGCTCGTCCTCAGCAGAGCAAATGCTTGTGGTGTCCTTGAGGTGGGGGACAAGGAAAGCCTGGGAAGACTGCACATCATTAGGGGGACAGGGTGATGGGGGAAGCAGCCAAAGCCCTTCTCTTGGATTTGCACTATCTGCACTGCATGTTCAGCACCCCACAGCCTTTTCCAGAGAGAACATCAGGAACAAAATCCCCTCCTGAGTGTCCTGGGGCCCatgaggagctgccagggggTGCTGGGTGGTGCAGGTTAGTGGGACTGGTGAGAGTCACGCTCCTTCTATCCCCTTGCACTGCCAGCATGACAGAGGGCCTGGGCCAGCTGACGGATGGGGTGTCGGGGCTGGATGACTTCACGCAGACCCACGAGTACCACGTCTGGCCGGGCTACGACTATGTGGGCTGGCGCAATGAGAGCACAGCTGGTGGCTACGTGGAGATCACCTTCGAGTTTGACCGCATCAGGAACTTCACCGCTATGAAGGTCCACACCCCACCCCACCCTGTCACCCTCCCCACGCCCCTCGGTGGCCGTACTGACAGGCTCCCCCACAGGTCCACTGCAACAACATGTTCGCCAAAGGTGTGAAGATCTTCAAGGAGGTGCAGTGCTACTTCCGTGCCGATGCCAGCGAGTGGGAGCCCAGTGCTGTCTCCTCGGTGCTGGTGCTGGATGATGTGAACCCCAGCGCCCGTTTTGTCACTGTGCCCCTGCTCCACCGCATGGCCAGTGCCATCAAATGCCAGTACTACTTCGCTGACACCTGGATGATGTTCAGTGAGATCACCTTCCAGTCAGGTACCGTTGCCACCAGCTCTGTGGCGACCAGGCTCTCCGGGGTGGGAGGCTCAAGGAgacagtggggctgtggggcatCCACACCCCTACCCTGATGTTCTCTTTTCCCTGGCCAGATGCAGCCATGTACAACAACTCCGTGCCCCCCGCTGAGGCCCCCGTGGTCCCCACCACTTACGGTAAGCATGGGAAGCACGTCGCCCTTTGCTGGGTGGGGGCTGTGCCCAGTCCCACAGAGGAAAGGGGCAGGGGGTCTCCCTATGCCCCACTGTGACCAGCCTTCACTGTCCCCTTCTCCGGCTAGACCCCACGCTCAAGGTAGATGACAGCAACACACGCATCTTGATCGGGTGCCTGGTGGCCATCATCTTCATCCTGGTGGCCATCATTGTCATCATACTGTGGCGGCAGTTCTGGCAGAAGATGCTGGAGAAGGTGGGCAAGCGTGGTGTGGCTGGTGAGGTGCTCTGTGGCAGTGGGCTCATTCTGGGCAGGTTCTTCTGGGAGCTCAGCACGGAGAAAACAGACTCCATGCAAGGGCTGatgctcccttcccttcctcagaAAGTCTGCGCT encodes the following:
- the DDR2 gene encoding LOW QUALITY PROTEIN: discoidin domain-containing receptor 2 (The sequence of the model RefSeq protein was modified relative to this genomic sequence to represent the inferred CDS: inserted 5 bases in 4 codons), whose product is MLASPRPALLPLLLLPLLPLLLLHVPHAVRAQVNPAVCRYPLGMSGGHIPDEDISASSHWSDSTAAKYGRLDSEGGDGAWCPKTPVDPNDLKEFLQIDLHALHFITLVGTQGRHAKGHGNEFSPMYKINYSRDGTRWMSWRNRHGKQVLDGNTNTYDIVLKDLEPPLIARFVRFLPVTDHSMNVCLRVELYGCVWLDGLVSYNAPVGQQLILPGGTIIYLNDSVYDGAFGYSMTEGLGQLTDGVSGLDDFTQTHEYHVWPGYDYVGWRNESTAGGYVEITFEFDRIRNFTAMKVHCNNMFAKGVKIFKEVQCYFRADASEWEPSAVSSVLVLDDVNPSARFVTVPLLHRMASAIKCQYYFADTWMMFSEITFQSDAAMYNNSVPPAEAPVVPTTYDPTLKVDDSNTRILIGCLVAIIFILVAIIVIILWRQFWQKMLEKASRRMLDDEMTVSLSLPSESSMFNHNHSSSSSEQESSSTYDRIFPLGPDYQEPSRLIRKLPEFTSGEEDTGCSGPAKPSQASVPEGVPHYAEADIVNLQGVTGGNTYSVPALTMDLLSGKDVAVEEFPRKLLTFKEKLGEGQFGEVHLCEVEGMEKFTGKDFALEGLDGSFDHPVLVAVKMLRADPTEGERNDFLKEIKIMSRLKDPNIIRXLVCITDDPLCMITXYMENGDLNQFLSRQQAGSPAAGHAPTVSDLRFMATQIASGMKYLSSLNFVHRDLATRNCLVGKHYTIKIADFGMSRNLYSGDYYRIQGRAVLPIRWMSWESILLGKFTTASDVWAFGVTLWETFTLCREQPYSQMSDEQVIENTGEFFRDQGRQTYLPQPVLCXDSVYKLMLSGWRRDTKDRPXFQDIHHLLQDSASEE